The following proteins are co-located in the Pseudomonas sp. ATCC 13867 genome:
- a CDS encoding DUF3509 domain-containing protein, translating into MESPFQVLTDAFQQQYRVNFSVERPDGSIALTLSTEKGVAARRLIRSSQLQDPEQLQRFIQSIRFGIAIEQGRLAPQLLASMTRGGDGLPIAS; encoded by the coding sequence ATGGAAAGTCCCTTTCAGGTACTGACCGACGCCTTCCAGCAGCAGTACCGCGTCAACTTCAGCGTCGAACGTCCCGACGGCAGCATCGCCCTCACCCTTTCCACCGAGAAAGGTGTCGCCGCGCGCCGCCTGATCCGCAGCAGCCAGTTGCAGGACCCGGAACAGTTGCAACGCTTCATCCAGAGCATCCGTTTTGGCATCGCCATAGAACAGGGTCGCCTGGCGCCACAGCTGCTGGCCTCGATGACGCGGGGCGGCGACGGCCTGCCTATCGCTTCCTAA